The sequence CGATCGTCTAATGGCAGGACTTCAGATTTTGATTCTGACTGTGTTGGTTCGAATCCAGCTCGGGCAACTTTAACACAATAACCATACAGTATGATGCAGCCCATATCCAATCAGGTTAAATTATTTTCGGGCACGCACTCTCATTATCTTGCTGAACAAATCGCACAACACCATGGCTCTCAGCTTGGGCAGTTAAGTATTCTGCGTTTTGCCGATGGCGAATTTCAACCTTCTATCGACGAAACGGTTCGTGGTTGCGATGTGTTTTTTATTCAAAGCACTTTTGCTCCTGCCGATAATTTGATGGAAATATTATTGTTTATTGATGCAGCCAAACGAGCTTCGGCACATTATATAACTGCAGTGATTCCTTATTTCGGAATGGCCCGGCAAGACCGTAAAGACAAGCCCCGTGTATCTATCGGAGCTAAACTAGTCGCCGAATTATTGCATACTGCAGGTGCCAGCCGTGTAATGACCATGGACTTGCATGCAGGACAAATACAAGGATTTTTCGACGTACCTGTCGATCATTTAGATGCATCAGTAGTATTTGTTCCTTATATAAGAAGTTTAAATTTACCCAACCTTATTATAGCGGCCCCCGATATGGGTGGTACCGCCCGTGCCCGTGTATTTGC comes from Bacteroidota bacterium and encodes:
- a CDS encoding ribose-phosphate pyrophosphokinase, whose product is MQPISNQVKLFSGTHSHYLAEQIAQHHGSQLGQLSILRFADGEFQPSIDETVRGCDVFFIQSTFAPADNLMEILLFIDAAKRASAHYITAVIPYFGMARQDRKDKPRVSIGAKLVAELLHTAGASRVMTMDLHAGQIQGFFDVPVDHLDASVVFVPYIRSLNLPNLIIAAPDMGGTARARVFAKALNADMVICDKERKRANEIASMTVIGDVTSADVVLVDDLIDTGGTLSKSAKMLMDRGAKSVRAVCTHPVLSGQAYETIENSVLTELIVCDTIPLKKHVDKIKVLSVAPLFANAIRSVNEHTSISSLFDMNGNKVQIQEKLV